The following proteins come from a genomic window of Alicyclobacillus dauci:
- a CDS encoding hydroxyacid dehydrogenase, with product MADIVICEDLWHPLPSWLEEKYTVAYHAGLYLDPKRLAEVAEEAKALVVRNQTRVEHALLASLRNLRAVGRLGVGLDNINLAACRNADVQVVAARGCNANAVAEYVFAAMFLHRRHLHEADELIRKGKWAREESIGFELSGKTLGLIGVGDIGQRVAVRARAMGMNVLAYDPFLYASSMLVQDFAVKPCDMETVCQQADIISIHVPLTDDTYHLIGRTEFSMMKTNVMLINTARGGIVDEEALHSALLDCPDRFAVLDVREHEPPVNDQLVQLANTLFTPHVAGITFESSARVADFVLRGIDDVLSGRFAQGVVS from the coding sequence ATGGCAGACATCGTGATTTGTGAAGACTTATGGCACCCGCTGCCGTCGTGGTTAGAAGAAAAATACACAGTTGCTTACCACGCGGGATTGTACTTGGACCCGAAGCGCCTCGCAGAGGTGGCTGAGGAGGCAAAAGCTCTTGTAGTTCGCAACCAAACCCGTGTCGAACACGCACTGCTCGCAAGTTTAAGGAATTTAAGAGCGGTTGGTCGTTTAGGGGTGGGGCTGGACAACATCAATTTAGCTGCTTGCCGAAATGCTGACGTTCAAGTTGTGGCCGCTCGCGGTTGTAACGCGAACGCAGTCGCGGAATACGTTTTCGCAGCCATGTTTCTTCACCGACGTCATCTGCATGAGGCTGATGAATTGATACGGAAAGGGAAATGGGCGCGTGAGGAGAGCATTGGCTTCGAACTATCCGGAAAAACTCTTGGGCTGATTGGCGTCGGTGATATCGGACAGCGGGTGGCAGTTCGAGCAAGGGCAATGGGAATGAATGTATTAGCATACGATCCCTTCTTGTACGCATCAAGCATGTTGGTCCAGGACTTCGCAGTAAAGCCGTGTGATATGGAGACCGTATGCCAGCAGGCGGACATCATATCGATACACGTGCCTCTTACAGATGATACGTATCATCTCATCGGCCGCACAGAATTTTCCATGATGAAAACGAACGTCATGCTTATCAACACAGCGCGTGGCGGGATCGTCGACGAGGAAGCATTGCACAGTGCGTTGCTGGACTGCCCGGATCGGTTTGCTGTTCTGGATGTCCGAGAACACGAGCCCCCGGTGAATGATCAGCTGGTTCAACTTGCAAACACGTTATTCACCCCGCATGTAGCTGGAATCACATTCGAATCATCTGCAAGAGTGGCTGATTTTGTGTTACGCGGTATTGACGACGTCCTTTCCGGGCGGTTTGCCCAAGGGGTTGTCTCGTAG
- a CDS encoding UxaA family hydrolase: MHKFWIHRTGDHVGVATRDIEAGERVTGVYMDTNETSEVVSKGNIPLGHKISLVVHGEGEDVIEYGQVIGVTRTSWQLGDYVHTHNIKSKRW, translated from the coding sequence GTGCACAAATTTTGGATTCATCGGACGGGCGATCACGTTGGGGTTGCCACTCGAGACATCGAAGCTGGAGAAAGAGTAACGGGTGTCTATATGGACACAAATGAAACATCGGAAGTGGTTTCTAAAGGCAATATACCGCTCGGTCATAAGATTTCTTTAGTCGTACACGGGGAAGGCGAAGACGTGATCGAATACGGCCAAGTAATCGGAGTAACACGGACCTCATGGCAGCTTGGCGACTATGTTCATACGCACAATATTAAAAGTAAGAGGTGGTAA
- a CDS encoding UxaA family hydrolase, protein MELQGYRRPDGRVGIRNHVVIIPVDDISNEACEAVADKIPAAMALPHPYGRLQYGEDLELHFRTLIGTGRNPNVAAAIVIGIEANWAKRIADGIAETGKPVAWFSIEGQGELETVRQACWKAQEFVQYASELKREPISLSDLTVSIKCGESDTTTGLASCPTVGVVVDRLIDAGATVLFGETSELTGGEHLIANRCVTEEVRTKFMRTYSDYVSFIENQGADLLGSQPTQGNIAGGLSTIEEKAMGNIEKTGTKPVVDVLKPAEAPTRQGLNFMDSSSAAAEHITLMAAGGAVLHFFPTGQGNIVGNPIEPVIKLTGNPKTAAAMREHIDVDVSPLLSFEFNLEQAGDLLFEMMERTVNGRLTVAESLGHREFVLTRLYPSA, encoded by the coding sequence GTGGAACTACAAGGTTATCGGCGACCGGATGGTCGGGTGGGGATTCGGAATCATGTCGTTATTATTCCTGTGGATGACATTTCAAATGAGGCATGTGAAGCGGTCGCAGATAAGATTCCCGCAGCCATGGCGCTCCCTCACCCGTATGGGAGACTTCAATACGGCGAGGATTTAGAACTACACTTTCGCACTTTAATTGGGACAGGTCGTAACCCAAATGTAGCTGCGGCAATCGTCATTGGCATCGAGGCGAACTGGGCCAAGCGGATTGCAGACGGTATTGCTGAGACAGGAAAACCGGTTGCTTGGTTCAGCATTGAAGGACAGGGAGAATTAGAGACTGTTCGGCAAGCTTGCTGGAAAGCACAAGAGTTTGTTCAGTATGCATCTGAGTTAAAAAGAGAGCCTATCTCCCTATCTGACCTCACTGTGAGCATTAAATGTGGGGAATCCGACACGACGACAGGATTAGCTTCATGTCCAACTGTTGGCGTGGTCGTGGATCGCCTCATTGATGCTGGCGCTACGGTACTCTTTGGGGAAACATCTGAACTCACTGGCGGCGAACATTTGATTGCAAATCGTTGCGTCACGGAAGAAGTAAGAACAAAGTTCATGAGAACGTACTCCGATTATGTCTCCTTTATTGAAAACCAGGGGGCTGATTTACTCGGTTCTCAACCGACACAGGGAAATATTGCTGGTGGATTGAGCACGATCGAAGAAAAAGCCATGGGGAATATCGAGAAGACGGGCACCAAGCCAGTTGTTGATGTTCTGAAACCGGCAGAGGCTCCAACCCGCCAAGGTCTTAACTTCATGGACTCGTCGTCGGCTGCAGCGGAACACATCACACTGATGGCGGCGGGAGGAGCCGTTCTCCACTTCTTCCCCACTGGACAGGGAAACATCGTGGGAAATCCGATTGAGCCTGTCATCAAGCTCACTGGGAATCCGAAAACTGCAGCAGCCATGCGAGAGCATATTGATGTCGATGTCAGTCCTTTGTTGTCGTTCGAATTCAACCTCGAGCAAGCTGGTGACTTACTGTTTGAGATGATGGAGAGAACCGTCAATGGTCGGCTAACAGTGGCAGAATCTCTCGGACATCGGGAATTTGTTCTGACACGGCTGTATCCGAGTGCATAG
- a CDS encoding APC family permease, giving the protein MQQNHLNRALGLLAVVAFGLTNEIAAGLFFVSTQIQQSSSGVGSLVPLLMIVGGIITFITVVAYRFFFASGLVGAGGEYVIISRSLSPGIAFVVTFLAWFGFTGSLGTLAFSAPKFLSTAAISLGATGVGNFFASSAGILTIGLVILWGFWAIHVLGVRLAGLLTTIAMFLVFAVAILMIIYGLFTSQASFDNALTQHLHMSATAITSASPVQHTSYQVAFGSALPVLFFGYLGLSTATQTGGEAKNATRSLARAVLITVIVVTVVYTLFAFAVYHAVPWRVVAGLAQLKMSAYTTSSGLLQFLMPPWMSSLLNLCVALIVVKTFLPIYLAQSRWVYAWGEDHLIPRVFSRTHARYKTPVLALTLSAIFGSISLVESIKLGFVFGVNIRVLSVMLVFFFMGLGMITFPKHAPNLYSTNQSSLSKSRFTQIIIGVLLMLIAVWFAVSITLSSASNPLILQPAFQSAVVVVIAIIIYRIYLSRLRKHSTSTGSFLEARERFTRPPEQ; this is encoded by the coding sequence GTGCAACAGAATCATTTGAATCGAGCGTTGGGATTGCTGGCGGTCGTCGCATTCGGTCTGACAAACGAAATTGCGGCAGGACTGTTTTTTGTATCAACGCAGATCCAACAAAGCTCATCTGGTGTGGGTAGTCTTGTTCCATTACTCATGATCGTTGGCGGTATTATCACCTTCATAACGGTTGTTGCGTATCGGTTTTTCTTCGCATCTGGATTAGTTGGAGCTGGTGGGGAATATGTGATAATTTCCCGTTCGCTCAGTCCGGGTATCGCATTTGTCGTTACATTCTTGGCGTGGTTTGGGTTTACGGGGTCATTGGGTACACTGGCGTTCTCCGCCCCCAAGTTTTTATCCACGGCCGCAATATCACTTGGGGCGACTGGTGTGGGAAACTTTTTTGCGTCCAGTGCCGGTATCTTGACGATCGGTCTTGTCATATTGTGGGGATTTTGGGCCATTCACGTACTGGGCGTACGTTTGGCTGGATTACTTACGACAATTGCCATGTTTTTAGTCTTTGCTGTCGCCATCCTGATGATCATTTATGGTCTTTTTACGAGCCAAGCCAGTTTTGACAACGCCCTGACACAGCATCTTCACATGTCCGCAACGGCTATCACATCGGCTTCACCTGTCCAACACACAAGCTACCAAGTTGCGTTTGGTTCCGCTTTACCAGTCCTCTTCTTTGGGTATCTTGGGCTCTCAACGGCAACGCAAACGGGGGGCGAGGCCAAGAATGCGACAAGGTCGTTGGCCAGGGCGGTGCTCATCACAGTGATCGTGGTGACGGTCGTTTATACCCTTTTTGCCTTTGCAGTGTACCATGCTGTTCCATGGCGGGTGGTTGCTGGACTGGCTCAATTAAAAATGTCGGCGTACACAACTTCATCCGGACTCTTGCAATTTTTAATGCCACCTTGGATGTCTTCTCTTCTAAATCTGTGTGTCGCGCTAATTGTCGTCAAAACATTCTTGCCGATCTATTTGGCCCAGTCGCGATGGGTGTACGCATGGGGAGAGGACCATCTCATTCCACGCGTCTTTTCACGGACGCACGCCAGGTATAAAACGCCGGTATTGGCTCTTACACTCAGTGCCATCTTCGGCTCCATAAGCTTAGTCGAGTCGATTAAACTAGGCTTTGTTTTCGGCGTGAATATCCGGGTACTGTCCGTGATGCTTGTTTTTTTCTTTATGGGACTAGGCATGATCACGTTTCCGAAACATGCCCCCAATCTGTACTCGACCAATCAGTCCTCACTGTCAAAGAGTCGCTTCACGCAGATTATCATTGGTGTCTTACTGATGCTTATCGCCGTGTGGTTTGCTGTATCCATCACCCTGTCCTCCGCATCGAATCCACTGATTTTACAGCCAGCATTCCAGTCCGCTGTCGTAGTCGTCATTGCCATCATTATCTACCGTATATATCTTTCACGACTAAGAAAACACAGCACATCGACTGGCAGCTTTTTAGAGGCACGAGAGCGGTTTACCCGACCGCCTGAACAATGA
- a CDS encoding aspartate/glutamate racemase family protein, producing the protein MKTVGILGGLGPLAGAHFYRRVIDMTPAAGDREHIPVILISDPAIPSRVEHLSGTGESPVPKLVEVARKLIGAGASLLAIPSSTTSIYEKTIAEQIDVPIVSMIDEVTAAISRSRCSRIGVMGTTPTRMFHVYDEAFERAGIRAVYPDEETQSAMMDVISTVKEATAVNNHPQEGDVNVMTLLGRRTVELAERPWSRGVDGILLACTELPVIFPIPEYAASTTFSGELFNSTDILAAAVVREAYE; encoded by the coding sequence ATGAAAACAGTCGGGATTTTAGGTGGACTTGGGCCACTCGCAGGGGCACACTTCTATCGCCGAGTGATTGATATGACGCCGGCGGCGGGAGATCGGGAGCATATTCCAGTGATTCTCATTTCTGACCCCGCAATTCCCAGTAGAGTTGAACACTTATCGGGTACAGGAGAATCGCCCGTCCCGAAACTCGTTGAGGTTGCGCGGAAATTGATTGGAGCTGGAGCCAGCCTGCTCGCTATCCCGTCCAGTACGACGAGTATTTATGAGAAAACAATCGCTGAGCAAATTGACGTGCCCATTGTTTCGATGATCGATGAAGTCACCGCTGCGATTTCTCGATCACGCTGCAGCCGCATTGGCGTAATGGGTACGACTCCGACGCGAATGTTTCATGTATACGACGAGGCTTTCGAGCGAGCTGGAATACGGGCGGTATACCCTGATGAGGAAACTCAATCCGCGATGATGGATGTCATCTCGACTGTTAAAGAGGCGACTGCGGTAAACAATCACCCACAAGAGGGGGACGTCAATGTGATGACGCTTCTCGGTCGGCGGACAGTCGAACTGGCTGAAAGGCCCTGGAGCAGGGGTGTGGACGGCATACTACTGGCTTGCACCGAGTTACCCGTTATCTTTCCGATACCAGAATATGCCGCATCCACGACGTTTTCGGGGGAGTTGTTCAACTCGACGGATATTCTCGCCGCAGCGGTCGTTCGAGAGGCGTACGAATGA
- a CDS encoding MOSC domain-containing protein: protein MYDTANEWARGIIVRVISVQVGQAKTYPLDEQGSRDNTWRSAFDKRPVNQSTRVEVHGLVGDEQADMKHHGGPDKAVLLYAFRHYDEWKSRYAALDLQPGAFGENLTVESLDETYVCVGDVFRVGDVVLEIAQPRIPCWKISKRWREETLADAVRSSGKTGWYARVKEAGTVKAGDALERLHHPFPQFTIARLNDLLFHREPFTSALVDELAACTPLADAWKANLLRG, encoded by the coding sequence ATGTACGATACTGCTAACGAATGGGCGAGGGGGATCATCGTGCGAGTCATTTCGGTACAAGTGGGGCAGGCCAAAACATATCCTCTTGATGAACAAGGTTCACGTGACAACACCTGGCGTTCAGCTTTTGATAAGCGTCCCGTAAACCAGTCAACACGCGTTGAGGTACATGGACTTGTCGGGGACGAGCAAGCGGACATGAAACACCACGGTGGTCCCGATAAAGCTGTCCTCTTATATGCATTTCGTCACTATGATGAATGGAAATCGCGGTACGCAGCGCTCGACCTTCAGCCAGGCGCCTTTGGCGAGAACCTAACGGTGGAGTCACTCGACGAGACCTACGTTTGTGTCGGAGATGTCTTTCGTGTGGGCGATGTCGTGCTCGAAATCGCACAACCCCGCATTCCGTGTTGGAAGATATCCAAACGCTGGCGGGAAGAGACGTTGGCGGATGCGGTGAGATCGAGTGGAAAGACTGGATGGTATGCGCGCGTCAAAGAGGCAGGTACAGTGAAGGCCGGCGATGCGCTTGAGCGACTTCACCATCCATTTCCACAGTTCACCATTGCGCGATTGAACGATCTACTTTTTCACCGAGAACCGTTCACGTCTGCCCTCGTCGACGAACTCGCGGCGTGTACTCCGCTTGCTGATGCTTGGAAGGCGAATCTACTGAGGGGCTGA
- a CDS encoding SGNH/GDSL hydrolase family protein: protein MEKHVHLALGDSITVGYEASQPSQTYIYHVSQAIRQRGLADETRLIAKNGWDSSQLVRALHTIPPAFWSNVSIATLLIGGNDLRSLLKRLWTPGPNPLSKPMIDMQVSYFERNYHVIAKALAEQVPTTVAMTIYNPVPNFPVAQMTFSQMNGIIRDAANKYQFPLVDLHTAFSGRESQYIHRYQRGILEDLMRPFLRPIHPNDAGHAVIAERVIACLPKTLDAPGKVSPSVDSPSKHQQAEYTPRVRRRGQT, encoded by the coding sequence ATGGAAAAGCACGTTCACTTGGCGCTGGGCGACTCCATTACAGTTGGTTACGAAGCATCCCAACCAAGCCAGACTTACATATATCACGTTTCACAGGCGATTCGTCAGCGGGGTTTAGCTGACGAAACACGACTCATCGCAAAAAACGGATGGGACTCGTCCCAACTCGTTCGAGCACTCCATACGATCCCGCCCGCCTTCTGGTCGAATGTGTCTATAGCAACCTTACTCATCGGCGGAAACGATCTCCGCAGTCTCCTCAAACGACTGTGGACGCCCGGTCCCAACCCGCTGTCAAAGCCGATGATCGACATGCAAGTGAGTTATTTCGAGCGCAATTACCACGTCATTGCCAAAGCGCTTGCAGAACAAGTCCCAACGACGGTAGCCATGACGATTTACAATCCTGTCCCGAACTTTCCCGTCGCACAGATGACCTTTTCACAGATGAACGGCATCATCCGCGACGCCGCCAACAAGTACCAGTTTCCCTTGGTGGATCTCCACACCGCTTTCAGCGGACGCGAGTCCCAGTACATTCACCGCTACCAACGGGGAATCTTAGAGGACCTCATGCGTCCCTTCTTACGCCCCATCCACCCGAATGACGCCGGGCACGCCGTGATCGCCGAGCGGGTTATCGCATGTCTTCCGAAGACCCTCGATGCTCCCGGAAAAGTCAGCCCCTCAGTAGATTCGCCTTCCAAGCATCAGCAAGCGGAGTACACGCCGCGAGTTCGTCGACGAGGGCAGACGTGA
- a CDS encoding pseudouridine synthase, translated as MKGLRLDKWLANAGMGTRTEVKKAVRASRVVVNGNVARDSAMHVVPGDDVVEFDGVEVPYLKFVYFMMYKPQGVLSATEDLRDPVVIDLLDDADAHFDVFPVGRLDKDAEGLLLLTNDGQLTHQLLSPKKHVPKLYLVHVDGELTESDVDVIRKGVVLEDGYEALPGELEIIERGQTSIGRITIYEGKFHQVKRMFAALGKPVTFLKRLRMGPLTLDETLEPGEYRLLTERELQELQPLRKSNG; from the coding sequence GTGAAGGGTCTACGTTTGGATAAGTGGCTGGCGAATGCCGGAATGGGCACGCGAACAGAAGTCAAAAAGGCCGTTCGCGCTTCCAGAGTCGTTGTCAATGGGAACGTGGCAAGGGATTCGGCCATGCATGTTGTGCCCGGGGACGACGTGGTTGAGTTTGACGGCGTTGAAGTGCCCTACTTGAAATTTGTTTACTTCATGATGTACAAACCGCAGGGAGTTCTCAGTGCGACGGAGGATTTGCGCGATCCGGTCGTGATCGATCTCCTCGACGACGCGGATGCACACTTTGACGTATTTCCCGTCGGCCGGCTGGACAAGGACGCGGAGGGACTGCTGTTACTCACGAATGACGGTCAGTTGACACATCAACTGTTGTCGCCGAAAAAGCATGTTCCTAAGCTGTACTTGGTTCATGTGGATGGAGAGTTAACCGAGTCCGACGTCGACGTCATTCGCAAAGGCGTCGTTCTTGAGGATGGATATGAAGCATTACCGGGAGAGTTGGAAATTATCGAACGGGGGCAAACGTCCATCGGCCGCATCACCATTTACGAAGGAAAGTTCCATCAGGTAAAGCGGATGTTTGCGGCACTTGGCAAACCTGTGACGTTTCTCAAGCGCCTTCGTATGGGACCGCTCACCCTCGATGAAACGCTGGAGCCGGGGGAATATCGACTTCTTACGGAACGTGAATTGCAGGAACTGCAGCCCTTGCGCAAGTCGAATGGATGA
- a CDS encoding MBL fold metallo-hydrolase yields MEITKGVHLLESTKGSFVYLVLDANEPLLIDTGNPGRHLKIERELNELGVKLTDIAHLLLTHSDVDHIGNAKSLKSASSAKLWAPKDDLPYIHRTQKPKGLRRLISATIKADIPEIDAFYEPGQRIGQVEMIPTPGHTPGHVSFRYGDVLFTGDLVMSSRGKLKPSPGFLTEDKARLRQSIHEVGRLDFNYVCPAHGSPVRRGNLWDALMT; encoded by the coding sequence ATGGAAATTACAAAAGGTGTTCACTTGCTCGAGTCGACGAAAGGTAGTTTCGTGTACCTCGTGCTGGATGCGAATGAACCACTTCTGATCGATACGGGAAATCCCGGACGCCATCTGAAGATCGAACGAGAACTGAACGAACTGGGAGTCAAGCTTACGGATATTGCTCATTTGCTGCTCACGCATTCGGATGTCGATCACATCGGCAATGCAAAATCGCTCAAATCGGCATCCTCCGCGAAGCTATGGGCACCGAAAGATGACCTGCCGTACATCCATCGGACGCAAAAACCAAAAGGCTTGCGCCGCCTTATATCAGCGACCATCAAAGCGGACATTCCGGAGATCGATGCATTTTATGAGCCTGGTCAGCGAATCGGGCAAGTGGAGATGATTCCTACACCTGGGCACACACCGGGACACGTTTCCTTTCGCTACGGCGATGTTCTGTTTACTGGTGATTTGGTCATGTCAAGCAGGGGCAAGCTAAAACCCTCACCGGGATTTTTGACGGAAGATAAAGCACGCCTTCGACAGTCCATTCATGAAGTGGGGCGGCTGGATTTTAACTATGTCTGCCCTGCACACGGCAGTCCGGTTCGTCGAGGCAACCTTTGGGATGCACTGATGACGTGA
- a CDS encoding phasin family protein yields the protein MDDTLRKMVDLGVGFITLSRDKITETAKQWAEERKLTPTQTRELIQAMVERGEQGRSDLQQSIQEQVQKTLHKLGIREDHDEIRSELAALRELMSRLDARIGHLEEKLSDEADRTE from the coding sequence ATGGACGATACACTGCGTAAGATGGTCGATCTCGGAGTCGGGTTTATCACACTCAGTCGCGATAAAATTACAGAAACGGCAAAACAATGGGCAGAAGAACGGAAATTGACGCCGACACAAACACGCGAATTGATCCAAGCCATGGTTGAACGCGGCGAGCAAGGCCGGAGCGATTTGCAACAAAGCATTCAGGAACAGGTGCAAAAGACCCTGCACAAGCTAGGAATTCGCGAGGATCACGACGAGATCCGTTCGGAACTGGCCGCGCTGCGCGAGTTGATGAGTCGGTTAGATGCGCGTATCGGACATTTGGAGGAGAAACTGTCGGATGAGGCGGATCGGACGGAATAA
- a CDS encoding ABC1 kinase family protein: MVGRQILGKRVRHLSRYKDIAHILVANGFGWFIDEIGLAEVIDLPRRLFSDRKERQPLTTYERIRLVFEQLGPTFIKLGQIASLRADVFPQELTDELARLQDEVPPEPFTAVRQIVEMEFGRPLAEVFKVFDEEPVGSASIGQVHRAELMTGEEVAVKVQRPGISLKIEVDLEILADLARMAERHFSWAAHYQLSEVVEEFRYTLMNELNYTIEGRNADKLREIHAGDETVRVPNILWDWTTSRVLTMEYVRGIKLSNPKLLEEAGYDVRLIAERAAHAVFTQMLIHGFFHADPHPGNLAVLPNHSILFMDFGMVGRITPEMKRLLTGLIVGLMRRDSDAIIRTLYRMGVVPADVDDSRLRRDVDGLREKYYDIPFQQISLGEATSDLFSIAYRHRIKIPSDLTLVGKTLITIEGVVEGLDPTFRILNIAEPFGRRLLRDRMNPRNLTRGAVRGALDLIDFVSDLPKQLRSALHTLTGGQLKVQFELSEVDQLVRQLVRIGNRLSFSILLLSFSIFMAGLMIASALSKTPSALFSVPMTDIGMGVGLLLLCFLIFSIWRSNR, from the coding sequence ATGGTTGGGAGACAAATTCTTGGGAAGCGCGTGCGACATTTGTCTCGCTACAAAGACATTGCACACATTCTTGTTGCAAATGGGTTCGGGTGGTTTATTGACGAGATCGGTTTAGCGGAAGTTATCGATCTGCCGCGGCGCTTGTTTTCGGACCGGAAAGAGCGCCAGCCACTGACGACATACGAGCGAATTCGGTTGGTCTTTGAACAGCTAGGGCCGACCTTTATTAAACTTGGGCAGATTGCCAGCTTACGCGCCGACGTTTTTCCGCAGGAATTAACAGACGAGCTCGCACGCCTGCAGGACGAAGTACCCCCTGAGCCATTTACGGCAGTCAGGCAGATCGTGGAGATGGAATTTGGTCGCCCATTGGCTGAAGTGTTCAAAGTATTCGATGAAGAACCAGTGGGCTCGGCATCGATTGGACAGGTTCATCGAGCGGAGCTTATGACCGGGGAAGAGGTCGCAGTCAAAGTTCAACGTCCCGGGATATCCCTGAAAATTGAAGTAGACCTCGAGATTTTAGCGGACTTAGCGCGGATGGCGGAACGGCATTTCAGCTGGGCCGCGCACTATCAGTTGAGCGAGGTCGTTGAAGAGTTTCGTTACACGTTGATGAATGAGTTGAATTACACCATTGAGGGTCGAAATGCTGACAAGCTTCGGGAGATTCACGCGGGTGACGAAACGGTTCGAGTCCCGAACATCCTCTGGGATTGGACAACATCGCGTGTCCTTACGATGGAATACGTCCGCGGTATCAAGTTAAGTAACCCAAAACTGCTCGAGGAAGCCGGTTACGATGTTCGTTTGATCGCAGAGCGGGCTGCCCATGCCGTCTTCACGCAAATGCTCATCCACGGTTTTTTCCATGCCGATCCTCACCCGGGAAACCTCGCTGTTCTACCGAACCACAGCATCCTCTTCATGGACTTCGGCATGGTGGGACGCATCACCCCTGAGATGAAGCGCTTGCTGACAGGCCTCATTGTCGGTCTTATGCGGCGGGACTCGGATGCCATCATCCGTACTTTGTACCGAATGGGCGTTGTTCCGGCGGACGTCGACGACAGCCGTTTGCGTCGCGATGTCGACGGGCTGAGGGAGAAATATTACGATATCCCTTTTCAACAGATCAGTCTCGGCGAGGCGACATCGGACTTGTTTTCCATTGCGTATCGGCACAGAATCAAAATCCCCTCTGACCTCACACTGGTCGGCAAAACGCTCATCACCATCGAAGGCGTCGTCGAGGGGCTCGATCCAACGTTTCGCATTCTTAACATCGCCGAACCGTTTGGGCGCCGTCTCCTTCGGGATCGGATGAACCCAAGGAATCTTACCCGGGGTGCCGTGCGTGGGGCACTCGATCTCATTGATTTCGTGAGCGATCTCCCAAAACAGCTTCGATCCGCACTACATACCCTGACCGGCGGACAGTTAAAAGTACAATTTGAACTCTCCGAGGTCGATCAACTCGTACGCCAGCTTGTTCGCATCGGCAATCGACTATCGTTCAGTATTCTCCTCTTGTCGTTCAGCATTTTTATGGCGGGGTTGATGATCGCATCGGCGTTATCCAAGACCCCATCCGCACTCTTTTCCGTTCCCATGACGGATATCGGCATGGGTGTTGGCCTGCTTCTATTGTGTTTTCTGATATTTTCTATATGGAGATCCAATCGTTAG
- a CDS encoding PhzF family phenazine biosynthesis protein has product MATYTDLYQVDAFTETPFNGNPAGVVLDAGQITPDIRQKIARELNCSETAFVTQTGQTTFRFRYYTPETEVDLCGHATIATLHTLHEQSGLTGEILVNTNVGDLPMRIEADGTAWMRQAAPQYRDIDETTKSRILDSLGLTKDELDANLPFGLAFTGLWDIMLPLPTRQSVHALQPNFDALAKVSKQLGAASVHIYAFDPVDQQSTLHTRDFSPAVGVNEDPHTGTANGALGALLVHHGVLKPGQFIFEQGWSIGRPGHILVEVTPDMQVFVGGRAVTTITGRLRLS; this is encoded by the coding sequence TTGGCTACATACACTGATCTCTATCAAGTTGATGCATTCACAGAGACGCCTTTTAACGGTAATCCAGCCGGTGTCGTGCTCGATGCTGGGCAAATTACACCGGATATCCGTCAGAAGATTGCACGCGAATTGAACTGTTCGGAGACGGCGTTTGTCACCCAAACGGGGCAAACTACGTTTCGCTTCCGGTATTATACGCCGGAGACCGAGGTCGATCTCTGCGGTCACGCCACCATCGCAACGCTTCACACATTACACGAACAGAGCGGACTGACAGGGGAGATTTTAGTCAATACGAACGTAGGCGATTTGCCGATGCGCATTGAAGCGGACGGCACAGCGTGGATGCGGCAAGCTGCACCGCAGTACCGCGACATCGATGAGACAACCAAATCGCGCATATTGGATTCGCTGGGATTGACCAAGGATGAACTCGACGCCAACCTTCCTTTTGGGTTGGCATTCACGGGATTGTGGGACATCATGCTTCCCTTGCCGACACGACAAAGCGTTCACGCTTTACAGCCAAACTTTGACGCTTTGGCGAAGGTCTCAAAGCAACTTGGTGCGGCTTCGGTTCACATTTACGCGTTCGATCCGGTCGACCAACAATCCACCCTCCACACACGCGACTTCTCGCCAGCTGTTGGGGTCAATGAGGACCCACACACTGGTACAGCCAATGGCGCACTTGGCGCACTCCTCGTTCATCATGGGGTGCTGAAGCCGGGTCAATTTATCTTTGAACAAGGGTGGAGTATTGGCCGACCCGGGCATATTCTCGTAGAAGTGACGCCAGATATGCAGGTGTTTGTCGGCGGTCGTGCCGTGACCACCATTACAGGGAGACTTCGGCTGTCTTGA